The following are from one region of the Paenibacillus sp. KS-LC4 genome:
- a CDS encoding class I SAM-dependent rRNA methyltransferase, giving the protein MTRAKIALQRGRKKRLEQGHPWVYASEIDKMEGSAEPGGLVDVVSHQGRYLATGYWNPKSQITVRIISYKQLEAMDAAFFRERFQLAKEHRSRFVPDQDCRLVYGEADFLPGLTVDRFNDVLVIQLLTLGMDIHREAIIEALIQVFEPRGIYERSDVGVRQLEGLEKRTGVLYGECPPILEIEENGLKLEVDIVEGQKTGYFYDQRENRASIAPLMKGWGLRSGIKLVPKPSEDSSASAKTTGELVPVNANGKEVTFPYWDGATVLECFAHTGSFTLHACKYGAKKVTCLDISEHAIDTARRNVERNGFTDRVQFVVTDAFDYLRLQTKGLEERLERSRAGTDTSKPISGGGQTWDVVILDPPAFAKTKNAVAGAVRGYKDINLHGMKLVNEGGYLVTASCSYHMRPDLFLETIQEAAADAGKLLRLVEWRAAGKDHPQLLGVTEGHYLKFAIFEVRSK; this is encoded by the coding sequence ATGACGAGAGCAAAGATAGCGCTGCAGCGCGGACGCAAAAAACGTTTGGAGCAGGGCCACCCATGGGTATATGCAAGCGAGATTGATAAAATGGAAGGCAGCGCGGAGCCGGGTGGCTTGGTTGACGTAGTCAGTCATCAAGGACGTTACCTAGCAACGGGCTATTGGAATCCTAAATCGCAAATTACGGTGCGTATTATTTCGTATAAGCAGCTGGAGGCGATGGATGCTGCGTTTTTCCGCGAGCGTTTCCAGCTTGCGAAGGAGCATCGCAGCCGTTTTGTGCCGGATCAAGATTGCAGGCTTGTGTACGGAGAAGCTGATTTTTTGCCAGGTCTGACCGTTGACCGCTTTAATGATGTGCTAGTCATTCAATTGCTGACACTGGGCATGGACATTCACCGCGAGGCGATCATTGAAGCGCTTATTCAGGTGTTTGAGCCGCGCGGCATTTATGAGCGCAGCGATGTTGGCGTCAGACAGCTGGAGGGATTAGAGAAGCGCACAGGCGTGCTGTACGGGGAATGTCCACCGATTTTGGAAATCGAAGAAAATGGTCTTAAGCTTGAGGTTGATATCGTAGAAGGCCAGAAGACCGGCTATTTCTATGATCAGCGTGAAAATCGCGCCTCCATCGCTCCGCTTATGAAGGGCTGGGGCCTGCGCAGCGGCATTAAGCTTGTGCCTAAGCCTTCTGAGGATAGCAGCGCAAGTGCAAAGACAACGGGGGAGCTCGTTCCAGTCAATGCAAATGGCAAAGAAGTGACCTTCCCTTACTGGGACGGCGCTACGGTGCTGGAATGCTTTGCGCATACGGGCAGCTTTACCCTGCACGCTTGCAAATACGGGGCGAAAAAAGTGACGTGCTTGGACATTTCCGAGCATGCCATTGATACGGCGCGCCGCAATGTGGAACGCAACGGCTTTACCGATCGCGTACAATTCGTTGTAACCGACGCTTTTGATTACTTGAGACTGCAAACGAAGGGGCTGGAGGAGCGTCTGGAGCGCAGCCGCGCAGGCACGGATACGTCCAAGCCGATTAGCGGAGGCGGCCAAACCTGGGACGTTGTCATTTTGGACCCTCCAGCGTTCGCCAAAACAAAAAATGCGGTAGCAGGTGCTGTCCGCGGCTATAAAGATATTAACCTGCACGGCATGAAGCTGGTGAATGAAGGCGGCTATTTGGTAACGGCAAGCTGCTCCTACCATATGCGTCCTGATTTGTTTCTGGAGACGATCCAGGAGGCCGCAGCTGATGCAGGCAAGCTGCTTAGGCTTGTGGAATGGCGAGCGGCAGGCAAGGATCATCCGCAGCTGCTTGGCGTAACAGAAGGGCATTACTTGAAATTTGCCATCTTTGAGGTGCGCAGCAAATAA